CTGCCGTGCGACTCGCCGGCCCAGTGCGCGGCCGCGGTGACGCCGCCGGCGCCGCCGAACCCGCCCGTGAACCCGCCGATGCCGGGCGGCCCGCCCGGCGGCCCGCCGCTTCCGTGAGTCGCGCGCGGGCGGCGCGCGCTTCCGTGCGCCGCCCGCGTCCACGACCTCCCCGGCGCTCGTCGTCGGAGGCTAGGCGGGCGCCGGCAGCGCCACCTGCCAGCGGTCGCCCGCGCGCCGCACCGCGAAGCACGTCGCCGGCTTGCGGATCGGGAGCGCGAGCGGCGCGCCGTTGCGCAGGTCGAAGCGCCCGCCGTGCAGCGGGCACTCGTAGGTCGTGCCGCGCACGACGCCACCCGCGAGCGAGACGCGCACGTGCGGGCACTGGTCGAGCACGGCGTAGGGCGTGCCCCCGGCGTTCGCGACGAGGAGCCGCCGCCCCTCGATCTCCACCACGCGGCTCTCGCCGGGCGGTGGAACGTCGCCCGGCAGCTCGACCCAGCGCTCCGGGTCAGCCACGCGCCGCCCGGGCCCGCCCGCGCTCGATGTAGCCCATGAGCGTGTCGTGGTGGTGGAGGATGCGGACCTCCTGCGTGCACAGGTGCAGCGCGCGGAACGCGGCCGAGCGCATGCCCGCCTGGATGCGCGGCAGGTTGTACAGGTCCTCGTCGATCAGCCCGCCGCCGTCGCACTTCCCGTCGAGCGTGTCGCCGTTGGCCGTCGAGTAGTGCTCCTTCTCGGGGCGCGGCACGTCGACGCCCGGCGCGTTCATCAGGCTGAGGAAGTCGAAGTACATGCGGTTCGGGTCGTCGGGGTGCGGGCGGTGCGTGAACACCCACGTGAAGAGCGAGTGGGTGTTGAAGGTCATGTTCGGGAACACCGTGTAGTGGAAGTCGTCGCAGAGCTGCGACTCGTTGAGCTCGGACACGTCGGCGCCGAGCGTCGGCGCGATCTTCCGGATCGCCTCCGCGTAGGCGGCGCGCGCCTCCGCGGGCCCGCCGGTGAACGTCTTCGGGTCGACGCCGACGCGCGCGAGGAACATCTCCTTGATCGCGGGCGTGACGGTGCCCGCGCCCGGGTGGCGCGGGCTCGCCTGCACCTCCGGGAAGATCATGCGCGTGTGGTGGTCGTAGCAGTCGTAGAGCGTGTTGACG
This genomic interval from Myxococcota bacterium contains the following:
- a CDS encoding Rieske 2Fe-2S domain-containing protein; amino-acid sequence: MADPERWVELPGDVPPPGESRVVEIEGRRLLVANAGGTPYAVLDQCPHVRVSLAGGVVRGTTYECPLHGGRFDLRNGAPLALPIRKPATCFAVRRAGDRWQVALPAPA